AATACAGTCGATGATCTGGTCAATCGCTTTTGCGGCCGCGCCGCTGCCCACACACTCAAAGGCGTGATCCACCTGCAGCCCCTCCGGCACCTGCGAAACAAGGAAGGTATCGTCCGCGAAGGAAAAATCACTCAGCTTGCTGCGGTTTACGCCAAAAACATATACCCTGGTTTCCGGCAGCATCTTTTTCAGCAGCAGCGAGGTGATATAGCCGAGATTTCCGTCTCCCCAGACGCCGACTGCCGCGCGTCTTTCGTGCGAGAAGCGCAGGAACCGCGTGATAGCATGATAGCTGACCGTCACAATTTCCGTAAACGCCGCCGTAATTTTATCGAGTCCCTCCGGCAGCAGGACGACGCGGTCCGGCAGCAGCGAAACGTATTCCTGCATAAACCCGTCCTTGCTGCTTCCGCAGAATTTTGTGGAGCGCAGATAGTTTTCCGCGATTACATTGTCCGTCTCTGACGGGTGGTTCGGTATCATGACCACCTCATCGCCAACCTGAAAGGTGCCGGTCGGGTCGTAAAC
This is a stretch of genomic DNA from Marvinbryantia formatexigens DSM 14469. It encodes these proteins:
- a CDS encoding alcohol dehydrogenase catalytic domain-containing protein, which codes for MLNTVYQLKSARQFEAVFKNIELDDMHVLVRPTHLSICHADQRYYQGTRPEAVLRAKLPMALIHEGIGRVVYDPTGTFQVGDEVVMIPNHPSETDNVIAENYLRSTKFCGSSKDGFMQEYVSLLPDRVVLLPEGLDKITAAFTEIVTVSYHAITRFLRFSHERRAAVGVWGDGNLGYITSLLLKKMLPETRVYVFGVNRSKLSDFSFADDTFLVSQVPEGLQVDHAFECVGSGAAAKAIDQIIDCIHPEGTISLMGVSEDPVPVNTRMVLEKGLRIFGSSRSGRADYEGLMELYKENPDIPSYLENIVGTRLKVSNIGDIVKAFETDIHKMIGKTVMIWNE